In one window of Brassica rapa cultivar Chiifu-401-42 chromosome A07, CAAS_Brap_v3.01, whole genome shotgun sequence DNA:
- the LOC103829364 gene encoding urease accessory protein F — translation MAKPIGEDAISESVASRSSSCSQWSQWQLLDSILPTGGFAHSFGLEAAVQTRLVSSPTDLEIHIIHVLDNTASLLLPFVYSSLKSPDIETWQRLDLLLDATLTNQVSSKASISQGSALFRIAASVFTETPSLKMIRDASLGSSKELRFHHAPIFGLVCGLLGMDPETSQRAYLFVTLRDVVSAATRLNLVGPMGASVMQHRIALVAETVLEKWKDREASEACQTSPLLDVVQGCHGYLFSRLFCS, via the coding sequence ATGGCAAAACCAATCGGAGAAGATGCAATTAGCGAGAGCGTTGCTTCAAGATCCTCTTCTTGTTCGCAGTGGAGCCAGTGGCAACTCCTCGATTCAATTTTACCAACCGGAGGCTTCGCTCATTCGTTCGGTCTCGAAGCAGCTGTTCAGACACGGTTGGTTTCGTCTCCGACAGATCTCGAAATCCACATCATCCATGTCTTGGACAACACAGCTAGCTTACTGCTTCCTTTTGTCTACTCTTCCCTCAAATCTCCCGACATAGAGACATGGCAAAGACTCGATCTTTTACTCGACGCTACCTTAACCAACCAAGTCTCTTCAAAGGCGTCGATCTCCCAAGGATCAGCCTTGTTCCGAATCGCTGCTTCTGTTTTCACCGAGACCCCATCTCTGAAGATGATCAGAGACGCCTCTTTGGGCTCCTCCAAGGAGTTGCGTTTCCACCACGCTCCGATCTTCGGGCTTGTGTGTGGCCTTCTCGGGATGGATCCCGAGACTTCTCAGAGGGCGTACCTGTTTGTTACGCTGAGAGATGTCGTCTCGGCTGCGACGAGGTTGAACTTAGTGGGACCCATGGGTGCTTCGGTGATGCAGCATCGTATTGCACTTGTGGCTGAAACGGTTTTAGAGAAGTGGAAGGATCGTGAAGCTAGCGAAGCGTGTCAGACATCTCCTTTGCTAGATGTTGTGCAAGGTTGTCATGGTTACTTGTTTTCTAGATTGTTTTGCTCTTGA
- the LOC103829363 gene encoding WAT1-related protein At1g21890, which produces MESEKMWGGLMNRVKPYLAMISMQFGYAGMYIITMVSLKHGMNHYILAVYRHAIATVVIAPFALFHERKTRPKMTFRIFLQIALLGFIEPVLDQNLYYVGMTYTSATFASATANVLPAITFVLAIIFRLESVNFKKVRSIAKVVGTIITVSGALLMTLYKGPIIDFIKFGGGGGGGDGAGGPHGGAASAALDKHWVPGTLMLLGRTFGWAGFFILQSFTLKEYPAELSLTALICLMGTLEGTAVSLVTVRDLSAWKIGFDSNLFAAAYSGVICSGVAYYVQGVVMRERGPVFVATFNPLCVVITAALGVVVLSESIHLGSVIGTIFIIVGLYTVVWGKGKDKRMTDDDSKELPVKISVKEVDANRVLAGRLEMKTKEGQETNKANQAGI; this is translated from the exons ATGGAGAGTGAGAAAATGTGGGGAGGCTTAATGAATAGAGTGAAACCATACTTAGCAATGATATCTATGCAATTTGGTTATGCCGGTATGTACATAATCACCATGGTCTCTCTTAAGCATGGCATGAACCATTACATCCTGGCCGTTTACCGCCACGCAATCGCCACGGTCGTCATCGCGCCGTTTGCTCTATTTCATGAGAG GAAAACAAGGCCGAAGATGACGTTCCGAATATTCCTTCAAATTGCGCTGCTCGGATTTATTGA GCCGGTGCTGGATCAGAATCTCTACTACGTCGGGATGACTTACACCTCAGCGACTTTCGCTTCTGCTACGGCTAATGTTCTTCCTGCCATCACCTTCGTATTGGCAATCATTTTCAG ATTAGAGAGCGTGAATTTTAAGAAGGTACGAAGCATAGCCAAAGTTGTCGGAACAATTATTACAGTCTCCGGAGCACTTCTCATGACTCTCTACAAAGGTCCAATCATTGACTTTATAAAAttcggtggtggtggaggaggcggTGACGGTGCAGGAGGACCTCACGGCGGTGCAGCATCAGCGGCTTTGGACAAACACTGGGTTCCGGGAACTCTAATGTTGTTGGGGAGAACTTTTGGTTGGGCCGGTTTCTTCATTCTACAA TCGTTTACACTGAAGGAGTACCCAGCTGAGCTATCATTAACGGCGTTAATATGTTTGATGGGAACGTTAGAAGGAACTGCCGTCTCATTGGTAACGGTACGTGACCTGAGCGCTTGGAAAATCGGCTTCGACTCTAATCTCTTCGCAGCCGCGTACTCC GGGGTGATATGTTCGGGAGTGGCGTATTACGTTCAAGGAGTAGTGATGAGAGAAAGAGGACCAGTTTTCGTTGCGACATTTAATCCTCTATGTGTCGTTATAACTGCAGCTCTTGGTGTTGTTGTATTGTCTGAAAGTATTCATCTTGGAAG TGTGATTGGAACGATATTTATAATTGTGGGCCTATACACTGTTGTATGGGGTAAAGGCAAAGATAAGAGAATGACGGATGATGATAGCAAAGAACTTCCGGTTAAGATTTCAGTTAAAGAGGTCGACGCCAATAGAGTCTTAGCCGGCAGATTGGAGATGAAAACAAAGGAAGGCCAGGAGACTAATAAGGCTAATCAAGCTGGGATTTGA